A portion of the Hydractinia symbiolongicarpus strain clone_291-10 chromosome 10, HSymV2.1, whole genome shotgun sequence genome contains these proteins:
- the LOC130613291 gene encoding uncharacterized protein LOC130613291 isoform X2, with protein sequence MIRRLISIILASCYILVDSYITRLPCKYHGNFSDIQYNKYSPGNVIKSIKIVNRDKCMIECVGESLCKACNYHSSTQLCDLLSSDVAATSSKTGSIYMRTDNTNRNRGPFCRSLNPCQEKTMCDDSCNSVGYECVTLKNVALQAAASLSTSKSGCPGRYAIDDDTTSLHYASTKEKITVWLKLDLKSTHHLLYIRVWRKFINTFALLKVGMSSSPSSNPTIGIIEGSGDNGSVQTTTDFVRQDTW encoded by the exons ATGATAAGAAG gcTCATATCCATCATCCTAGCGTCTTGCTACATTTTAGTGGATAGTTACATCACAAGGCTTCCGTGTAAATATCATGGTAACTTCTCTGACATCCAATATAACAAGTATTCCCCAGGGAATGTTATTAAATCGATAAAAATAGTAAACAGAGACAAGTGTATGATTGAATGTGTGGGAGAATCATTGTGCAAAGCGTGTAATTACCATAGCTCAACTCAACTATGTGATCTTCTATCTTCTGATGTTGCAGCAACTTCATCAAAAACTGGATCGATTTATATGCGAACAGATAATACAAACAGAAAC AGAGGACCATTTTGCAGAAGTCTAAATCCATGCCAGGAGAAGACGATGTGTGATGACTCATGCAACAGCGTTGGATACGAATGCg TGACTCTAAAAAACGTGGCATTGCAGGCGGCAGCATCCTTATCAACAAGTAAATCGGGTTGTCCTGGCAGATACGCTATAGACGATGACACTACAAGCTTACATTATGCATCAACCAAAGAGAAGATAACTGTTTGGTTGAAACTCGATTTAAAAAGTACACATCATCTTTTATATATTAGAGTATGGCGAAAATTTATTAATACTTTTGCGCTCTTAAAAGTTGGTATGTCTAGCTCACCCAGTAGTAACCCTACTATTGGGATAATCGAGGGGAGTGGAGACAATGGATCTGTACAAACGACAACAGATTTCGTCCGGCAAGATACGTGGTGA
- the LOC130613291 gene encoding uncharacterized protein LOC130613291 isoform X1, producing the protein MIRRLISIILASCYILVDSYITRLPCKYHGNFSDIQYNKYSPGNVIKSIKIVNRDKCMIECVGESLCKACNYHSSTQLCDLLSSDVAATSSKTGSIYMRTDNTNRNRGPFCRSLNPCQEKTMCDDSCNSVGYECGKLFLLYGSWAYADYLILFLLIFTVTLKNVALQAAASLSTSKSGCPGRYAIDDDTTSLHYASTKEKITVWLKLDLKSTHHLLYIRVWRKFINTFALLKVGMSSSPSSNPTIGIIEGSGDNGSVQTTTDFVRQDTW; encoded by the exons ATGATAAGAAG gcTCATATCCATCATCCTAGCGTCTTGCTACATTTTAGTGGATAGTTACATCACAAGGCTTCCGTGTAAATATCATGGTAACTTCTCTGACATCCAATATAACAAGTATTCCCCAGGGAATGTTATTAAATCGATAAAAATAGTAAACAGAGACAAGTGTATGATTGAATGTGTGGGAGAATCATTGTGCAAAGCGTGTAATTACCATAGCTCAACTCAACTATGTGATCTTCTATCTTCTGATGTTGCAGCAACTTCATCAAAAACTGGATCGATTTATATGCGAACAGATAATACAAACAGAAAC AGAGGACCATTTTGCAGAAGTCTAAATCCATGCCAGGAGAAGACGATGTGTGATGACTCATGCAACAGCGTTGGATACGAATGCggtaaattgtttttgttatatgGCTCATGGGCTTATGCAGATTATTTGATTCTGTTTTTGCTCATTTTTACAGTGACTCTAAAAAACGTGGCATTGCAGGCGGCAGCATCCTTATCAACAAGTAAATCGGGTTGTCCTGGCAGATACGCTATAGACGATGACACTACAAGCTTACATTATGCATCAACCAAAGAGAAGATAACTGTTTGGTTGAAACTCGATTTAAAAAGTACACATCATCTTTTATATATTAGAGTATGGCGAAAATTTATTAATACTTTTGCGCTCTTAAAAGTTGGTATGTCTAGCTCACCCAGTAGTAACCCTACTATTGGGATAATCGAGGGGAGTGGAGACAATGGATCTGTACAAACGACAACAGATTTCGTCCGGCAAGATACGTGGTGA